A single window of Bradyrhizobium daqingense DNA harbors:
- a CDS encoding glycosyltransferase family 2 protein has translation MTPSRAAKRLTIVIPALNEQDKIADTIGGVLPLARELLDDFEIFLIDDGSTDATGAIMDEFAAHEPRIIVHHNPERRGVGAGFEYALSRAKFDAITLIPGDHAFRNEGIARMFKAAGAADLVITYRDNQSDRSVNRSLQSHSLRLILNCLFGFWLSDYHSMIVYPVKWLRQIAVKADGYGYQICALISLLQLGLTHVQVPVSLNAELKGSSRALRLRTYFELGGTILSLLRRVPIRDVDLSRVPADTQRTPAR, from the coding sequence ATGACACCTTCCAGGGCGGCAAAAAGGCTTACGATCGTCATCCCTGCGCTGAACGAGCAGGACAAGATCGCCGACACCATCGGCGGCGTGCTTCCGCTCGCGCGCGAGCTGCTCGACGATTTCGAGATCTTCCTGATCGACGACGGCAGCACGGACGCCACCGGCGCGATCATGGACGAGTTCGCGGCCCACGAGCCGCGCATCATCGTGCATCACAACCCCGAACGGCGAGGCGTCGGTGCCGGCTTCGAATATGCGCTGTCGCGCGCCAAGTTCGACGCCATCACGCTCATTCCGGGCGACCACGCTTTTCGGAACGAAGGCATCGCCCGGATGTTCAAGGCGGCGGGCGCGGCCGACCTCGTCATCACCTATCGCGACAACCAGTCGGACCGCTCGGTCAACCGCTCGCTCCAGTCACATTCGCTGCGGCTCATTCTGAATTGCCTGTTCGGCTTCTGGCTGTCCGACTACCACAGCATGATCGTCTACCCCGTCAAATGGCTGCGCCAGATCGCGGTCAAGGCCGACGGCTACGGCTATCAGATTTGTGCGTTGATCTCGCTGCTCCAGCTCGGCCTCACCCACGTGCAGGTGCCGGTCAGCCTGAACGCTGAGCTCAAGGGATCGTCCCGCGCATTGCGGCTGCGGACCTATTTCGAGCTCGGAGGCACGATCCTCTCGCTGCTCCGCCGCGTTCCCATCCGTGACGTCGATCTTAGTCGAGTCCCCGCCGACACCCAGCGGACCCCGGCGCGCTGA
- a CDS encoding serine hydrolase domain-containing protein, producing the protein MTTTATATATAPAAPQATTAPQTPPLPEARPETLGLSRPRLQAMSDAFKREIDKGTVPGVTVLVARHGQIGWFEALGRQSPTAPMARNSIFRVFSMTKPIVSVGIMALVEDGHLLLSDAVAKFIPEFANQKVGVVGSGKLELVPPKRPMTVQDLLRHTSGLTYEHQGDGPVHKLYQESRVRSRKITNAEHAALVASFPLVCHPGDEFNYSRSTDILGRIIEVVSGKSLGAFLSDRILAPLQMAETGFATSEANAGRLAEPFAADPWTGDKVVLFNMLEQPVMESGGGGLVSTTMDYARFCVMLRNGGTLDGNRIIGRKTLELMAADHLEPHVVTNGTLLSPGHGFGLGFAVRREAGIAPFPGSVGQYFWSGIAGTFFWIDPKEDLFAVFMSQGPGQRDYTRTLVRDLVYAAVD; encoded by the coding sequence ATGACCACGACAGCGACCGCCACAGCGACCGCTCCAGCCGCCCCACAGGCCACGACCGCGCCGCAGACCCCGCCTCTGCCGGAAGCGCGCCCCGAGACGCTCGGGCTGTCGCGGCCCCGCCTCCAGGCCATGTCGGACGCCTTCAAGCGCGAGATCGACAAAGGAACCGTTCCCGGCGTCACCGTGCTGGTCGCCCGTCACGGCCAGATCGGCTGGTTCGAGGCGCTGGGACGGCAGAGCCCGACCGCGCCCATGGCACGTAACTCGATCTTCCGGGTGTTCTCGATGACCAAGCCGATCGTGTCGGTCGGCATCATGGCCTTGGTCGAGGATGGCCATCTGCTCCTCAGCGACGCGGTCGCCAAGTTCATTCCGGAGTTCGCCAATCAAAAGGTCGGCGTGGTCGGCAGCGGCAAGCTGGAGCTGGTTCCGCCCAAGCGGCCGATGACGGTGCAGGACCTGCTCCGCCACACCTCCGGCCTCACCTATGAGCATCAGGGCGACGGCCCCGTGCACAAGCTCTACCAGGAGTCCCGCGTCCGCAGCCGCAAGATCACCAATGCCGAGCACGCCGCGCTGGTGGCGAGCTTCCCGCTGGTCTGCCATCCCGGCGACGAGTTCAACTACAGCCGCTCCACCGACATCCTCGGCCGCATCATCGAGGTCGTCAGCGGCAAATCGCTCGGCGCGTTCCTCTCCGATCGCATCCTGGCGCCCCTGCAGATGGCCGAGACCGGCTTTGCGACATCCGAGGCCAATGCCGGCCGCCTCGCCGAGCCGTTCGCGGCCGATCCCTGGACCGGCGACAAGGTCGTGCTGTTCAACATGCTCGAGCAGCCGGTGATGGAATCCGGCGGCGGCGGACTGGTCTCGACCACGATGGACTATGCCCGCTTCTGCGTGATGCTGCGCAATGGCGGCACGCTCGACGGCAACAGGATCATCGGCCGCAAGACGCTGGAGCTGATGGCAGCCGACCATCTCGAACCCCACGTTGTGACCAATGGCACGCTGCTGTCGCCCGGCCACGGCTTCGGGCTCGGCTTTGCCGTACGCCGCGAGGCCGGCATCGCGCCCTTCCCCGGCAGCGTCGGCCAGTATTTCTGGAGCGGCATTGCGGGCACGTTCTTCTGGATCGATCCGAAGGAGGATTTGTTCGCGGTGTTCATGAGCCAGGGGCCGGGCCAGCGCGACTACACGCGGACCTTGGTGCGGGATCTGGTGTACGCGGCGGTGGATTGA